The sequence CCTGATTACTCGACGATCTCGGCCACGACGCCGGAGCCGACGGTGCGTCCACCCTCGCGGATGGCGAAGCGCTGCTCCTTGTCCATCGCCACGGGGGTGATCAGCTCCACCGTGATCTCCACGTTGTCGCCCG is a genomic window of Deltaproteobacteria bacterium containing:
- the tuf gene encoding elongation factor Tu (EF-Tu; promotes GTP-dependent binding of aminoacyl-tRNA to the A-site of ribosomes during protein biosynthesis; when the tRNA anticodon matches the mRNA codon, GTP hydrolysis results; the inactive EF-Tu-GDP leaves the ribosome and release of GDP is promoted by elongation factor Ts; many prokaryotes have two copies of the gene encoding EF-Tu) — encoded protein: GDNVEITVELITPVAMDKEQRFAIREGGRTVGSGVVAEIVE